One Vibrio sp. CDRSL-10 TSBA genomic region harbors:
- the dndD gene encoding DNA sulfur modification protein DndD, giving the protein MDYQINQGGSQSFQRFDEARQRLTEVEYQLDNISQNVARAPEKEQLQETLDKIRKKDKKKQELSNDYQALLEDAKQELRLALETARHIQKLHDKHRDNANKNASVENAQNTILLMDKFAEQLTKARVKSLEQHFVESYKKLARKEDLQLTASINPKTFDVELIDENDTKINRKAMSAGEKQIYAISILEALGKTSGRKLPIIIDTPLGRLDSHHRDKLVENYFPTASHQVVILSTDTEIDKDYINLIQDDIAKTYEICFDGKSKSSHLTQGYFWKNAVQEAV; this is encoded by the coding sequence ATTGACTATCAAATCAATCAAGGTGGTAGCCAATCATTCCAACGGTTTGATGAAGCGCGTCAGCGACTAACTGAAGTCGAATACCAGCTAGATAACATCTCGCAAAACGTTGCACGAGCACCAGAAAAAGAGCAATTGCAGGAGACGTTAGATAAGATCCGCAAGAAAGACAAGAAGAAGCAAGAATTATCTAATGATTACCAAGCGTTGCTAGAAGATGCTAAGCAAGAGCTTAGACTGGCACTTGAAACAGCTAGGCATATACAGAAACTGCATGATAAGCATCGTGACAATGCCAACAAAAACGCGAGCGTTGAAAACGCACAAAATACTATCTTGTTAATGGATAAGTTTGCAGAACAACTAACAAAAGCACGCGTAAAATCTTTAGAGCAACATTTTGTTGAGTCATACAAAAAACTAGCTCGTAAGGAAGATCTACAGCTTACTGCGTCTATCAATCCAAAGACTTTTGACGTTGAACTTATCGATGAGAACGATACCAAGATCAATCGTAAAGCAATGTCTGCTGGTGAAAAACAGATCTATGCGATCTCCATTCTTGAAGCTCTTGGCAAAACCTCAGGGCGTAAACTGCCAATTATCATTGATACACCGTTAGGTCGTTTAGATTCGCATCACCGCGATAAGCTCGTTGAAAACTACTTCCCGACAGCCAGCCACCAAGTTGTGATTTTATCGACCGATACTGAAATTGATAAAGACTATATCAACCTGATCCAGGATGATATCGCCAAGACTTATGAAATCTGTTTTGACGGTAAGAGCAAGTCATCTCACCTAACACAAGGCTATTTCTGGAAAAATGCAGTACAGGAGGCAGTGTAA
- the dndD gene encoding DNA sulfur modification protein DndD, with protein MLITKLSLNNFRVFCGLHEIDLTPSGPAYNKLGEAIEGTERPIILFGGLNGAGKTSILTAVRLALYGRQSFGKPLHNNEYVEELSQLIHKGNSINAPDTAYVELEFTHNQAGSENLYKVTRSWKRGKSDNLTLEQDGQTLSELSYDQCQGFLNELIPNGIADLFFFDGEKIAELAEDESGTVLNTAVKRLLGLDVIAKLKSDLNIYLKKQGASLLEQSIKQQLDSLDVKRIQHERNSEKLRYEANQVLIQIEHESEQIQKLEAELSSNGGAWAQTREQEQDKIDQLLKEKVELEKQIRMEMETSLPFSLAPNAMKSLLEQIEKEQTVKQRQSFARELDGFLDTLRKDLGFRLADSSVAMEAVTDCFNDYVEQDNEQLLLDISETPSKRH; from the coding sequence ATGCTAATTACCAAATTAAGTCTTAATAACTTTCGCGTCTTTTGTGGACTTCATGAAATTGACCTAACCCCTTCTGGCCCAGCTTACAACAAGCTCGGCGAAGCGATAGAAGGTACCGAGCGCCCTATTATTTTATTTGGCGGTCTAAACGGTGCAGGAAAAACGTCAATCCTAACCGCCGTCCGCCTTGCCCTGTATGGCCGACAATCTTTTGGTAAGCCCCTACATAACAATGAGTATGTTGAAGAGCTATCTCAACTGATCCACAAGGGAAATAGTATCAATGCCCCGGATACAGCTTATGTAGAGTTAGAATTTACCCACAACCAAGCTGGAAGTGAAAACTTATACAAAGTGACTCGTAGCTGGAAACGCGGTAAATCGGACAACTTAACGTTGGAGCAAGATGGTCAAACCCTCTCTGAATTAAGCTACGATCAATGCCAAGGCTTTTTAAATGAGCTAATTCCAAACGGCATTGCCGACCTGTTCTTCTTTGATGGGGAAAAAATCGCGGAACTTGCTGAAGATGAATCGGGCACGGTCCTTAATACAGCCGTAAAACGCTTGTTGGGTCTGGATGTAATCGCCAAACTAAAGAGTGATCTAAATATCTACCTCAAAAAGCAAGGTGCTTCATTGCTTGAACAATCAATCAAGCAGCAACTCGATAGTTTGGATGTGAAACGTATTCAGCACGAACGTAATTCTGAGAAACTACGTTACGAAGCCAATCAGGTATTGATTCAAATTGAACATGAATCAGAGCAGATACAAAAGCTAGAAGCCGAGCTTTCAAGTAACGGCGGTGCTTGGGCACAAACACGCGAACAAGAACAGGATAAGATCGACCAACTACTCAAAGAAAAAGTTGAGTTAGAAAAGCAGATCCGCATGGAGATGGAGACTAGCCTCCCCTTTTCTCTCGCACCAAATGCGATGAAATCACTATTGGAGCAGATTGAAAAAGAGCAAACGGTTAAACAGCGCCAATCCTTCGCTAGAGAATTGGATGGGTTTCTCGATACCCTGCGCAAAGACCTCGGCTTTCGTTTAGCCGATTCGTCTGTCGCCATGGAAGCCGTTACAGACTGTTTTAACGATTACGTTGAGCAAGACAACGAACAACTGCTATTAGACATCTCAGAAACGCCAAGCAAACGCCATTGA
- a CDS encoding DNA phosphorothioation system sulfurtransferase DndC, translated as MINELQLAEDLAEYEDFINAEDFANNKLSHYIADVQRVYCADKRPWVIGYSGGKDSSAVMSLVYMALLGLPEEERHKPVFVVSSDTLVETPVVVNHIKDSLAAIERGAKRDGLPITTHKVVPKSNDTFWTNLLGKGYPAPTRSFRWCTERMKIDPVSDFIKSTVSKYDEVIVVLGSRSQESASRAQVIAKHKIEGSRLARHTTLANAFIFTPIDTWSVDDVWKILRLCHLDTQDTPYGVKNIWKDIYELEWENPWGGKNLTLWNLYKDSSGQGECPMVIDETTPSCGNSRFGCWTCTVVTKDRAMESLIENGEEWMSPLLEFRNKLAFTTDPANKDEFRNFKRRTGKVTYQYAKDGEDITAERKHVPGPYWLKYRKQWLTELLKLDKQFKDEQREIELITAPELHAIRQEWLHDPNEPDWNDSLPGLFKEIYGFDLDWVYDDGASFGKDEAELLSELSEDFNIEPEMVMKLIELEVSMEGLSRRSGISDKIAALLKQDWGSLESIKEKHSVLQSRSEYDVHQKEIDRYNQQLEEIELAIKKEF; from the coding sequence ATGATAAACGAGCTACAATTAGCAGAAGATCTTGCCGAATACGAAGACTTTATCAATGCAGAAGACTTCGCAAACAACAAACTAAGCCACTATATCGCTGATGTTCAACGTGTTTATTGCGCAGATAAACGCCCTTGGGTTATTGGATACAGTGGTGGTAAAGATTCATCAGCTGTGATGTCTCTCGTCTATATGGCACTTTTGGGGTTGCCAGAGGAAGAACGCCACAAGCCTGTATTCGTCGTCTCTTCAGATACTCTGGTTGAAACGCCAGTGGTGGTTAATCATATCAAAGACTCACTTGCCGCTATTGAACGCGGAGCCAAAAGAGATGGTTTGCCAATCACGACACATAAAGTGGTTCCCAAAAGTAATGACACTTTTTGGACAAATCTCCTAGGTAAAGGCTACCCAGCACCAACACGTTCATTTCGTTGGTGCACAGAACGGATGAAAATCGATCCAGTCAGCGATTTTATCAAATCAACTGTTTCAAAATATGATGAAGTGATTGTTGTACTCGGTTCAAGAAGCCAAGAGAGTGCCTCGCGTGCTCAAGTGATTGCTAAACATAAAATCGAAGGTTCCCGCCTAGCTCGCCATACTACTCTGGCTAACGCATTTATCTTCACGCCAATCGATACCTGGTCAGTTGATGATGTTTGGAAAATTTTACGTCTATGTCATCTTGACACTCAAGATACTCCATATGGTGTTAAAAACATCTGGAAAGACATTTACGAACTGGAGTGGGAAAATCCTTGGGGCGGAAAAAACTTAACCTTGTGGAACTTGTATAAGGACTCATCCGGCCAAGGTGAATGTCCTATGGTCATTGACGAAACAACTCCGTCATGCGGCAACTCACGCTTTGGATGCTGGACTTGTACCGTCGTTACCAAAGATAGAGCGATGGAAAGCCTTATCGAAAATGGTGAAGAGTGGATGAGCCCCTTGTTAGAGTTTCGTAACAAGCTGGCCTTTACTACGGATCCCGCAAATAAAGATGAGTTTCGTAATTTCAAACGCCGTACTGGTAAGGTCACTTATCAATACGCCAAAGATGGTGAGGACATCACCGCCGAGCGCAAACACGTACCGGGTCCATATTGGCTGAAATATCGTAAGCAGTGGCTAACCGAGTTACTCAAACTGGATAAGCAATTCAAAGACGAGCAACGTGAAATTGAGCTAATCACTGCACCTGAATTACATGCGATTCGTCAGGAATGGCTACACGATCCAAATGAGCCAGATTGGAATGATTCACTACCTGGTCTTTTTAAAGAGATCTACGGTTTTGATTTAGATTGGGTCTACGATGATGGAGCTAGTTTTGGCAAAGATGAAGCTGAACTACTATCTGAGCTAAGCGAAGATTTCAATATTGAACCAGAAATGGTGATGAAACTTATTGAGCTCGAAGTATCAATGGAAGGCTTGAGTCGCCGTAGTGGTATAAGTGACAAAATTGCTGCTTTGCTAAAACAGGATTGGGGTAGCCTAGAATCAATTAAAGAAAAGCACTCCGTACTGCAAAGCCGTTCAGAATATGATGTGCACCAAAAAGAAATTGACCGCTACAATCAGCAGTTAGAAGAAATTGAACTAGCTATTAAAAAAGAATTTTAG
- the dndB gene encoding DNA sulfur modification protein DndB: MQNQDSGYCYSFPAVRGIQAGRPFYIATCPLRIIPKIFSYNEDDVPPELRAQRTLNKTRIPEMVKYLLDNPKEYVFSALTASVGVDISFHDHEGAPNLGILQIPMDAQILINDGQHRRKAIEEALKENPDLGQDNIPVLFFVDEGLDRSQQMFADLNKYAVKPSTSLGTLYDHRDESSELARELATKVKPFIGLTEMEKSNISPKSNKLFTLSSIKQSTRALLSKGPKDGFSDDEKKLAAEFWEEVTRHIKDWQMVMDKEVSPVQLRQEYIHAHGVGLHAIGLLGKHLLCQEPNNWKKKLQPLTKVNWLKTNPEWIKRSMNHGKLSKSTTNIQLTANALKIELGLSLTPEEKAQEKQLS; the protein is encoded by the coding sequence ATGCAAAATCAAGACTCGGGCTATTGCTACTCGTTTCCTGCTGTCAGAGGTATTCAAGCTGGTCGTCCATTTTACATCGCCACATGCCCTCTCAGGATCATCCCTAAAATTTTCAGCTACAACGAAGATGATGTGCCTCCCGAGTTGAGAGCTCAACGGACGTTGAATAAAACCCGGATTCCTGAAATGGTTAAATACTTGCTCGATAACCCGAAAGAGTACGTATTCTCAGCTTTAACAGCTTCGGTTGGGGTCGATATCTCTTTTCACGATCATGAAGGTGCTCCCAACCTGGGGATCCTACAAATTCCTATGGATGCACAGATTTTGATTAATGATGGTCAGCATCGTCGAAAAGCTATAGAGGAAGCACTAAAAGAAAACCCAGACCTGGGGCAAGACAATATACCTGTTCTGTTTTTTGTTGACGAAGGGTTAGATCGAAGCCAGCAAATGTTTGCCGACCTTAATAAATATGCAGTAAAACCAAGTACTTCGCTGGGGACACTATATGACCACAGAGATGAGAGCTCAGAGCTTGCACGCGAGCTAGCCACCAAAGTGAAACCATTTATCGGGCTGACTGAAATGGAGAAATCCAACATCAGTCCAAAATCCAACAAACTTTTCACTTTAAGTAGTATCAAGCAGTCTACTCGCGCACTTTTAAGTAAAGGACCAAAAGACGGCTTCAGTGATGATGAAAAGAAGTTAGCCGCTGAATTTTGGGAAGAAGTCACTCGTCATATTAAAGATTGGCAAATGGTTATGGATAAAGAAGTTTCACCAGTACAGCTAAGGCAAGAATACATTCATGCTCATGGGGTGGGCTTACATGCCATCGGTCTTTTAGGCAAACACCTTCTGTGCCAAGAGCCAAACAATTGGAAAAAGAAGCTTCAACCACTCACTAAAGTAAACTGGTTAAAAACCAATCCAGAGTGGATAAAACGAAGCATGAACCACGGTAAATTAAGTAAGTCGACTACGAATATTCAACTTACCGCAAACGCATTAAAAATTGAACTTGGGTTGTCACTAACCCCAGAAGAAAAAGCTCAAGAGAAACAGTTATCATGA
- a CDS encoding DNA phosphorothioation-associated putative methyltransferase has translation MNEKQFAELVAQIGIGKQLPEAVYIHKDALVTLPNRLAQFVPAVAKAVSLNDDSWNLVKLFKKEFRLSLLHYPDFYSDSYPALNQSVNVNLSKLSHKITSYQGSDNPPILHRKETMILPDSDYYEYFATITQEGENAGLYEKSRLIGFKRSWENIIAQHGYQLVEGRLFRTSSKTQIAVPGIDRHRTALVRHELSTPMKTLVKHGYLEGSHSIFDYGCGRGDDLRELEAHGLDALGWDPNFKPDNDKINSDIVNLGFVLNVIEDQDERLAVLLDAWELTDKFLVVSVMLASEHYIAQFKPYKDGVITSRNTFQKYYAQAEIKAYIGRSLQEDVITVAPGIFYIFKDKIEEQHYLQRKYKRHYNWQQLTSPAPAEASDKAKLLITQHPDLFNEFWNTCLELGRIPANDEFERSDKIKELIGSHKKAFGLLRDMFDTKEFEHAQKSRKEDLLLYFAMGLFEKRKPYTQQAESLKRDIKALFDDYKTTLNLAAELLFAIADTDLLKTQCEKAHQMLPASLLNEGHSLILHRDFIDDLPLLLRVYVGAGLQMYGELDEEIDLIKIHITSGKLTLTAYDDYEKSVPFLVERIKIKMAEQDIDFFDYMNENRRPPLLNKHLYMPKEHENYGKQLRFDKRLAALMEFEPTKETQMIRPEFEILLGKYNKEIKGFTIRSMPTI, from the coding sequence ATGAACGAAAAACAGTTTGCTGAGCTTGTCGCGCAGATAGGGATAGGGAAACAACTGCCTGAGGCAGTCTATATTCATAAAGATGCACTTGTTACCTTACCCAATAGGCTGGCTCAGTTTGTTCCTGCAGTCGCAAAAGCAGTAAGCTTGAACGATGATAGCTGGAATCTGGTGAAACTGTTTAAAAAGGAGTTTCGTTTGTCCTTGCTGCATTATCCTGATTTTTACTCAGATTCTTACCCTGCTTTGAATCAAAGCGTAAACGTTAACCTCTCCAAGTTAAGCCATAAGATTACAAGCTATCAAGGCTCAGATAATCCGCCGATATTGCATCGAAAAGAAACCATGATCTTACCCGATAGTGACTATTACGAGTACTTCGCCACTATCACGCAAGAAGGTGAAAATGCAGGTCTTTACGAGAAAAGTCGTTTGATTGGGTTTAAACGTTCCTGGGAAAACATCATTGCGCAGCACGGATATCAACTCGTTGAAGGACGTTTGTTTCGTACCTCTTCGAAGACTCAGATTGCGGTACCTGGAATTGATAGGCATAGAACAGCTTTAGTCAGACACGAGCTTTCTACACCAATGAAAACATTAGTAAAACATGGTTATCTTGAAGGTTCTCACTCCATTTTCGATTATGGATGCGGACGAGGAGATGATTTAAGAGAGCTCGAAGCTCACGGATTAGATGCTCTTGGTTGGGATCCCAACTTTAAGCCCGATAATGATAAGATAAACTCAGACATTGTTAACTTAGGATTCGTACTCAACGTTATTGAAGATCAAGATGAAAGGCTTGCTGTCTTGCTAGATGCGTGGGAGTTAACGGATAAGTTTCTCGTTGTCTCCGTTATGCTCGCAAGTGAACACTACATAGCTCAATTCAAGCCATACAAAGATGGAGTAATCACCAGTCGCAATACCTTCCAGAAATACTACGCGCAAGCTGAAATCAAGGCGTATATCGGCCGAAGCTTACAAGAAGATGTAATTACTGTAGCTCCCGGAATTTTCTACATTTTCAAAGATAAAATCGAAGAACAGCACTACCTACAGCGTAAGTATAAACGGCACTATAATTGGCAACAACTGACGTCTCCGGCACCTGCAGAGGCAAGCGACAAAGCTAAACTCCTTATCACTCAACATCCGGACTTATTTAATGAATTTTGGAATACCTGCCTGGAGTTGGGGCGTATTCCTGCGAATGATGAATTTGAGCGTTCAGACAAAATCAAGGAGCTCATAGGTTCACACAAAAAAGCGTTTGGATTACTGCGAGATATGTTTGATACCAAAGAGTTTGAACATGCACAAAAGAGCCGTAAAGAAGACCTGTTACTTTACTTTGCTATGGGGCTATTTGAAAAAAGAAAGCCTTACACTCAACAGGCAGAATCGCTTAAACGTGACATTAAAGCTCTTTTTGATGATTACAAAACCACTCTAAACCTGGCAGCAGAGCTGTTGTTTGCGATAGCCGATACAGACTTGCTCAAGACGCAATGTGAAAAGGCTCATCAAATGTTACCTGCCAGTCTGCTTAATGAAGGACATTCACTGATTTTGCATAGAGACTTTATCGATGACTTGCCATTACTACTGCGAGTATATGTTGGGGCCGGCTTGCAAATGTATGGTGAACTGGATGAAGAGATAGACCTTATCAAAATCCATATCACGTCAGGCAAACTCACTTTAACAGCGTACGATGACTACGAAAAATCAGTCCCTTTCTTAGTCGAACGCATCAAAATAAAAATGGCTGAGCAGGACATCGACTTCTTTGATTACATGAACGAGAATCGCAGGCCGCCCCTACTCAACAAACACCTTTACATGCCAAAAGAGCACGAAAACTACGGCAAGCAACTCCGTTTTGATAAGCGATTAGCGGCATTGATGGAGTTTGAACCAACTAAGGAAACTCAAATGATTCGTCCTGAGTTTGAGATCTTGCTTGGGAAATATAATAAGGAAATCAAAGGGTTTACAATACGCTCAATGCCTACCATTTAA
- a CDS encoding YeeE/YedE thiosulfate transporter family protein — MLFYLSVVSIFALGYLAQTTGLCMVRGVKQAILGQPNFLIAILFSGSLTWIAIELSGDTLADGRLEAYWPSIYSFIGGVLFGVGASLNGGCGVSTVSRFARGDLVMSSTILGWLVGWIIFLPLLSFL; from the coding sequence ATGCTGTTCTATCTTTCCGTCGTTTCTATTTTCGCTCTAGGATATTTAGCGCAAACTACTGGTCTGTGCATGGTTAGAGGAGTGAAGCAGGCAATTCTGGGTCAGCCGAATTTTTTAATCGCGATACTCTTTAGTGGCTCACTTACTTGGATTGCAATAGAGCTAAGCGGAGACACTTTGGCAGATGGGCGTTTAGAGGCGTACTGGCCAAGTATCTATTCCTTTATAGGCGGAGTGCTTTTTGGTGTTGGAGCGTCTTTGAATGGCGGTTGTGGAGTATCAACGGTTAGCCGTTTTGCCAGAGGAGATCTTGTGATGAGTTCTACTATTTTAGGCTGGCTAGTCGGCTGGATAATATTTTTACCACTGTTATCGTTTCTCTGA
- a CDS encoding YeeE/YedE thiosulfate transporter family protein, with translation MLDGRQHLLLIPLTLVLGIAIYRMQNDNKKLWLSMLGIGLMAGIVFVTEPHWTPSSLLKSISVSIWLNDESSWPELPRFYLIAALLAGMISASVVGKTFDLRGFRFSGLVRHSCAGILMGCGAVIANGGNDTQLLVAMPALSLAGYTAVFSIILGIYIGLKISKSTG, from the coding sequence TTGCTTGATGGTCGTCAGCACTTGTTGCTTATTCCTCTCACGCTGGTTCTTGGAATCGCTATATACCGAATGCAGAACGATAATAAAAAGCTTTGGTTATCTATGCTCGGCATTGGTCTGATGGCGGGGATTGTGTTTGTCACCGAGCCGCATTGGACACCTAGTAGTCTACTAAAATCAATTAGTGTATCTATATGGCTTAATGATGAATCATCTTGGCCTGAGCTACCACGATTCTATCTCATCGCAGCACTTTTAGCTGGAATGATTTCAGCCTCTGTGGTTGGCAAAACCTTTGATTTGAGAGGATTTCGATTCTCTGGTCTGGTGAGACATTCCTGCGCAGGTATCTTAATGGGATGCGGAGCCGTTATAGCAAATGGTGGTAACGATACACAGCTACTGGTTGCGATGCCGGCTTTATCCCTAGCAGGGTACACAGCCGTGTTCAGCATTATTTTGGGTATCTATATCGGGTTAAAGATCTCAAAATCTACAGGCTAA
- the cydB gene encoding cytochrome d ubiquinol oxidase subunit II encodes MGIDLSIIWFVIIVFSTLMYILMDGFDLGIGILFPFNKDETHRDVMVNTVAPVWDGNETWLVLGGAALYGAFPLAYAVIADALAIPLTIMLIGLIFRGVAFEFRFKAIPEHRAFWDKAFIGGSIVATFSQGVVLGTIINGLEVTGRTYSGPSLIWLAPFPLFCGFGLLVAYALLGCTWLILKSEGDLHKRMSELAVPLTYVMLAAIVIVSIWTPLMHSDIAARWFTWPQIMWFAPVPILVVLCSWWLIRSVYNHAHYLPFMLTLMLMFLGFTGLGISLWPNIIPPAISIWQAASPPQSQGFMLVGGLLIIPVILVYTSWSYYVFRGKVKPGENYH; translated from the coding sequence ATGGGTATTGATCTCTCGATTATCTGGTTTGTGATTATTGTTTTCTCGACCCTGATGTACATTCTGATGGATGGTTTTGACCTGGGGATAGGCATTCTGTTCCCGTTCAATAAAGACGAAACGCATCGTGATGTCATGGTGAACACGGTCGCGCCGGTGTGGGATGGGAACGAAACCTGGCTGGTGCTTGGCGGCGCGGCTTTGTACGGCGCATTCCCGCTTGCTTATGCGGTGATAGCTGATGCGCTGGCCATTCCTCTGACCATCATGTTGATTGGCCTTATCTTCCGCGGGGTGGCATTTGAATTCCGCTTCAAGGCTATTCCTGAGCACCGCGCTTTTTGGGATAAAGCGTTTATCGGCGGGTCGATTGTTGCGACGTTCAGCCAGGGCGTCGTGCTAGGGACCATCATCAACGGGTTGGAAGTGACCGGGCGAACGTACAGCGGCCCGTCGCTGATCTGGCTGGCGCCATTTCCGCTCTTTTGTGGCTTTGGGCTATTGGTTGCTTACGCGTTGCTGGGCTGTACCTGGCTGATCCTGAAAAGTGAAGGCGACCTGCACAAACGCATGTCTGAACTGGCGGTTCCGTTGACCTACGTGATGCTTGCCGCGATTGTTATCGTCAGTATCTGGACTCCTTTGATGCACAGTGACATCGCCGCGCGCTGGTTTACCTGGCCCCAGATTATGTGGTTTGCGCCGGTTCCTATATTGGTCGTACTCTGCTCGTGGTGGCTGATCCGCTCGGTTTACAACCATGCTCATTATCTGCCGTTCATGCTGACCCTGATGCTGATGTTCCTCGGTTTTACCGGGCTTGGCATTAGCCTGTGGCCGAATATTATTCCGCCGGCAATCAGTATCTGGCAGGCAGCATCACCACCGCAAAGTCAGGGCTTTATGCTGGTGGGGGGATTGCTGATCATTCCGGTCATTCTGGTTTACACCTCGTGGAGCTATTACGTGTTCCGCGGCAAAGTGAAACCAGGCGAAAATTATCATTAA
- a CDS encoding DUF2474 domain-containing protein: MNTTDKTPGPWWKKIMWLVVIWSGSVAALFVVSLLLKGFMNAAGLHT, from the coding sequence ATGAACACGACTGACAAAACACCGGGTCCATGGTGGAAAAAAATCATGTGGCTGGTGGTTATCTGGAGTGGCAGTGTGGCGGCCTTGTTTGTGGTGTCTCTGCTGCTGAAAGGCTTTATGAATGCTGCAGGGTTGCATACTTAA